The Candidatus Bathyarchaeota archaeon genome includes a region encoding these proteins:
- a CDS encoding DEAD/DEAH box helicase — protein MGSNQSIFSLFSKPLREEIEKLGFETATDVQKKAIPLILNGENVLIISPTGTGKTEAACFPIFELYLRERTERPLHGISILYITPLRALNRDIFRRLMEIGGRLGINVQVRHGDTVSRIRRLQALHPPNMLITTPETLQAILPGKKMRIHLKEVRWVIVDEVHEVVSDKRGCQLSIGLERLRELTGREFQRIGLSATIGNPELVAKFLMGHSRVASVVKAEATKKLDVRIESPSPTSEDSRIADKILISAGSVGRIRRLFDLIDAHKSTLVFTNTREHAEALTSRIHALKPGLKAGVHHGSLSREVRIETERAFREGKLKAVICTSSLELGIDIGTVDFVVQYLSPRQVTKLVQRIGRSGHAIDAKPTGCVLAAWADDILEAGVIAKFAQNELLEMPQIHENALDALAHQIAGLALDFGKVGLDTVYQVITRAYPYRALTIEDLTSTVSQLERSGVIRFEEDMIKKRLPRTFRYYYENLSMIPDVKQYDVFDFMRRQKIGILDQEFIAKNGRPGVEFIMHGQCWRILNIDEEKRTLNVEPVAQSLGAIPSWEGEIIPVPFEIAKSVGQLRGVIAERLARNESPFDVLKGYLLERDAAEKVVETIRKHVEYSYPVPTDRRMVIECFENYVIIHACFGNLVNETLSRVLSAVLSSRLGINIASVSDPYRIAFIAPHYLDPEAVRRELMELTPDDVTMILDNILGDTAMFAWRLWHVAKRFGVIERRADYRMSRARMLVNALRDTPIYHETLRELKTEKLDIEGTKTIIELIRAGDIQVLIIKLKAEYSPLALPILDKIAPHDLLRPVIPTKALVDVIKERLSSERVRLVCIWNGDWTGIYHLRTLPERIRCPRCNSTLIATTYENDLELAKIAEKKVRGRKLTTEEEKKWQTAWKNASLIQTYGRRAAIAMAGRGIGPTTAVRILRKSYKTEEEFYMNILAAERNYLRTRMFWD, from the coding sequence AGCCCTTACGCGAAGAGATTGAAAAATTAGGGTTCGAAACGGCTACTGATGTGCAGAAAAAGGCGATTCCACTAATTCTCAATGGAGAAAATGTTTTAATTATATCCCCGACGGGCACTGGCAAAACTGAAGCTGCGTGCTTTCCAATTTTCGAGCTTTACCTCAGGGAGAGAACTGAAAGACCCTTACACGGGATTTCAATCCTCTATATCACACCACTTCGAGCGTTGAACCGCGACATCTTTAGAAGGCTAATGGAGATCGGTGGACGACTTGGTATAAATGTCCAGGTCCGACATGGGGATACTGTCTCAAGAATCCGAAGGCTGCAGGCCCTGCATCCACCAAATATGTTAATAACAACACCGGAAACGTTGCAAGCGATTCTACCTGGTAAAAAAATGCGTATACATCTTAAGGAAGTGCGCTGGGTTATCGTAGATGAAGTCCATGAAGTTGTTTCGGATAAAAGGGGATGCCAACTTTCAATTGGACTTGAGCGTCTTCGAGAATTAACTGGACGTGAGTTTCAACGAATCGGATTATCAGCAACTATTGGCAATCCTGAGCTGGTCGCGAAGTTTCTTATGGGACATAGTCGAGTAGCCAGCGTAGTCAAGGCGGAGGCAACAAAGAAGTTAGATGTACGTATAGAAAGCCCTTCACCGACTTCTGAAGATTCTAGAATAGCTGATAAAATTCTTATCTCTGCAGGGAGCGTTGGAAGAATTCGTCGACTCTTTGACCTGATAGACGCCCATAAGTCTACATTAGTATTTACAAACACACGAGAGCATGCTGAAGCTTTAACCTCAAGGATTCATGCGTTGAAACCAGGTCTTAAGGCTGGAGTTCATCACGGATCCTTATCACGAGAAGTCAGAATAGAAACTGAGAGAGCCTTTCGCGAAGGTAAACTGAAGGCTGTTATTTGCACATCTTCCCTTGAGCTAGGCATTGATATAGGAACTGTTGACTTTGTTGTACAATATTTATCACCGAGGCAGGTAACAAAGTTAGTTCAACGAATCGGCAGAAGTGGACATGCTATTGACGCTAAACCTACTGGATGTGTGCTCGCTGCTTGGGCTGATGATATTCTTGAAGCTGGTGTAATAGCAAAATTCGCTCAGAATGAATTATTAGAGATGCCTCAAATTCATGAAAACGCTTTAGATGCGCTTGCCCATCAAATAGCCGGTCTAGCTCTCGATTTCGGTAAAGTTGGTTTAGACACGGTTTACCAAGTTATCACTCGCGCATATCCCTATCGAGCACTAACTATTGAGGATTTAACCTCAACGGTCAGCCAACTTGAAAGGAGTGGAGTTATCAGATTTGAGGAAGATATGATTAAAAAGCGATTACCCCGAACATTCCGGTATTACTATGAAAACTTGTCGATGATCCCAGATGTTAAGCAGTACGACGTATTCGATTTCATGCGGCGCCAAAAAATCGGCATACTTGATCAAGAGTTTATCGCTAAAAATGGTCGTCCAGGCGTCGAATTTATAATGCATGGTCAATGCTGGCGCATCCTAAATATTGACGAAGAGAAAAGAACCTTGAATGTTGAACCTGTTGCCCAAAGCCTCGGCGCTATTCCCAGTTGGGAAGGGGAAATTATCCCTGTTCCATTTGAAATTGCGAAAAGCGTTGGTCAACTACGTGGCGTTATTGCTGAAAGACTCGCTAGAAACGAAAGCCCTTTTGATGTTCTAAAAGGGTATCTATTAGAGAGAGATGCTGCCGAAAAGGTAGTCGAAACCATTAGAAAACATGTCGAATACTCCTACCCTGTGCCAACAGATCGCAGGATGGTAATTGAGTGTTTTGAGAATTATGTTATAATTCACGCATGTTTCGGCAACTTGGTTAATGAAACGCTCAGTCGAGTCCTTAGTGCTGTACTAAGTTCGAGGCTTGGAATAAATATCGCCTCAGTCTCCGATCCCTATCGCATAGCATTCATTGCCCCGCATTATCTTGATCCAGAAGCTGTAAGGAGAGAGTTGATGGAGTTAACACCAGATGACGTAACAATGATACTGGATAATATACTGGGAGATACCGCAATGTTTGCCTGGAGACTTTGGCATGTCGCTAAGAGATTTGGAGTTATTGAACGCAGGGCGGATTACCGAATGAGCCGCGCAAGAATGCTTGTCAACGCATTAAGGGACACACCTATTTATCACGAGACATTGAGGGAACTCAAGACAGAGAAGTTAGATATCGAAGGGACTAAAACAATTATAGAATTGATTAGAGCTGGAGATATTCAGGTTTTAATTATAAAACTTAAAGCCGAATATTCTCCACTTGCCCTTCCAATACTGGATAAGATAGCTCCCCATGACCTCCTTAGACCCGTCATACCAACAAAGGCACTCGTTGACGTAATCAAAGAACGATTATCATCTGAGCGGGTGAGACTTGTCTGTATTTGGAATGGGGATTGGACAGGGATATACCATCTGCGTACGCTTCCAGAAAGGATTAGATGTCCGCGCTGTAATTCTACACTTATTGCTACAACATATGAAAATGATTTAGAGCTCGCAAAAATTGCTGAGAAGAAAGTTCGAGGAAGGAAACTTACCACTGAAGAGGAAAAGAAATGGCAGACCGCATGGAAAAATGCAAGTCTAATCCAAACATATGGACGGCGGGCAGCAATCGCCATGGCGGGTCGAGGAATAGGTCCAACGACTGCTGTTAGAATTCTCCGTAAATCCTACAAAACGGAAGAAGAATTTTATATGAATATATTAGCCGCTGAAAGAAATTATCTTAGAACTCGAATGTTTTGGGACTAA